A single genomic interval of Myxosarcina sp. GI1 harbors:
- a CDS encoding EAL domain-containing protein has translation MILHLNTLNRITQVNILAVDDTPKNLDLLSTVLTQEGYNIRCVVNGSTALKVAKKGWANLILLDIRMPEMDGYEVCQQLKASETTCDIPVIFLSALNETFDKQKAFRVGGVDYITKPFEVEEVLIRVEHQLKLQSLMQQVLEANRELEAKVKQRTCELETVNQQLKQEIEQRRKAQDRLLQQALTDALTGLANQNSFIGRLKLALSSMQTNNNTDFVVFLLDFNHFQEIEPKLNRFQKKELLIAIGNRLTSCLSTNNALISRIEGDEFGILLENVEDVRVATDIAQKILQKLAMPFFQERGEILVNSSIGIVKSGQNYQNANDLLRDVEIAMKQAKENDSNYQVFDDNYLQHSSGSQVVASSQKLDIERAIKENKFVVYYQPIIDLVTKKIVGIEALLRWNRFDNRLALPADFLEIAEETNLIFALDDLVIKTACQQISALLQEDEKLNDLNLCINVSTKQFSQLDLIKKINRIIEQTEFPSQNLSIEVLESAVVNNSEFNSEVVKELKKQGIKLCIDNFGIEDTCPSYLTRFSIDRVKIDLTLLKNISAHSKIAKQSKAANKTIIEYLVYIAREKNITVTAKKIETSQQLEYLKSIKCKYGQGFIMSQPLSYQELENFLVWAM, from the coding sequence TTGATTTTACATTTGAATACTCTCAATCGCATTACTCAAGTAAATATTCTCGCCGTAGATGATACGCCTAAAAATTTAGATTTACTGTCTACGGTACTTACGCAGGAAGGATACAATATTCGCTGCGTAGTCAATGGCTCTACCGCATTAAAAGTAGCCAAAAAGGGTTGGGCAAATTTAATTTTGCTAGATATTAGAATGCCTGAAATGGATGGTTATGAAGTTTGCCAGCAGCTTAAGGCTTCCGAAACAACTTGCGATATTCCCGTGATTTTCTTGAGTGCTTTAAACGAAACGTTTGACAAACAAAAAGCTTTTAGAGTTGGAGGTGTTGACTACATTACCAAACCTTTTGAAGTAGAAGAAGTATTAATTCGGGTAGAGCATCAACTAAAGCTTCAATCGCTGATGCAGCAGGTTTTAGAAGCAAATCGAGAATTAGAAGCAAAAGTAAAACAGCGCACCTGCGAACTAGAAACAGTCAATCAACAACTCAAACAAGAAATAGAGCAGCGGCGTAAAGCACAAGATCGATTATTACAGCAGGCACTAACAGATGCGTTAACTGGTCTGGCAAATCAAAATTCTTTTATTGGACGTTTGAAGCTGGCATTAAGCTCGATGCAAACTAATAATAATACTGATTTCGTCGTTTTTTTGCTTGATTTTAATCACTTTCAAGAAATTGAACCTAAATTAAATCGGTTTCAAAAAAAGGAATTACTAATCGCCATTGGTAATCGACTGACATCGTGTTTATCTACCAATAATGCTTTAATTAGTCGCATAGAGGGAGACGAATTTGGAATTTTACTAGAAAATGTTGAAGATGTTCGAGTTGCTACCGATATCGCTCAAAAAATTCTACAGAAGTTGGCTATGCCCTTTTTTCAAGAACGAGGTGAGATCTTAGTTAATTCTAGTATAGGCATTGTAAAGAGCGGGCAAAATTATCAAAATGCAAATGACCTGTTGCGTGATGTTGAAATTGCCATGAAACAGGCAAAAGAAAACGACAGTAATTATCAAGTTTTTGACGATAATTATCTTCAACATTCTAGTGGTTCTCAGGTTGTTGCTTCCAGTCAAAAACTAGACATAGAAAGAGCTATAAAAGAAAACAAATTTGTAGTTTACTATCAGCCAATTATTGACCTGGTCACCAAAAAAATTGTGGGAATAGAAGCCTTATTACGTTGGAACCGTTTCGATAATAGGTTGGCTCTGCCAGCAGATTTTCTAGAAATTGCCGAAGAAACAAATTTGATTTTTGCTTTAGACGATTTAGTCATAAAAACAGCTTGTCAACAAATATCAGCTTTGCTGCAAGAAGATGAAAAACTAAACGATCTTAATCTTTGTATTAATGTATCTACAAAGCAATTTTCCCAACTCGATTTAATTAAAAAAATAAACCGAATTATCGAGCAAACAGAATTTCCCAGTCAAAATCTTAGTATTGAAGTTCTAGAATCAGCAGTTGTTAATAATTCTGAATTTAACTCTGAAGTAGTTAAAGAACTTAAAAAACAAGGTATAAAGCTTTGTATAGACAATTTTGGCATTGAAGATACTTGTCCGAGCTATCTAACTCGTTTTTCAATCGATCGCGTAAAAATAGATCTTACTTTACTCAAGAATATTTCCGCTCATAGTAAAATAGCAAAACAAAGTAAGGCTGCCAATAAAACTATAATCGAATATCTTGTTTATATAGCTCGTGAAAAGAATATAACTGTTACTGCAAAAAAAATAGAGACATCACAACAGTTAGAATATTTAAAATCGATAAAATGTAAATATGGACAAGGTTTTATCATGTCTCAACCATTATCTTACCAAGAACTAGAAAACTTTTTAGTATGGGCTATGTAA
- a CDS encoding ATP-binding protein encodes WGLLCIYQCSAPREWQPREIQFVQKIATQLSVGVYQARLLEREQQQRILLNQQNLQLQEATKAAEKANQAKSIFLANMSHELRTPLNAILGFTQVLQRDSSLETKHQQFLDTIDKSGKHLLHLINDILEMSKIEAGQTTFNRVSFDLYLLVNNLEEMFYLKAQSKALQLSMKIASDVPQYITTDEGKLNQVLINLLNNAIKFTEEGDVTLRIKRATNLNFDNSIELIFEVEDTGIGISSEDIEQIFTAFGQTAAGRQSVEGSGLGLAISQKFVRLIGGKIELESQIGRGSIFSFKIPVEIAQTNKINSSPSQYKVIGLEPGQPQYRILAVDDRHESRQVLVHLLTPLGFVVREASNGKEAVEMWSSWQPHLIWMDMKMPVMNGYEATKRIVAQMKEPKTIIIALTASVFEEERATIISSGCDDFVRKPLHAHDLLAKISQHLGVRYIYETPASSLTNKKTLQKKNNPERQTLEQLERLSTELLTQLNEAAEIADNLSLSSLIEQIPPEINDLATSLKNWLSQYRVDKITDLTQQALNKKM; translated from the coding sequence TTTGGGGATTATTGTGTATTTACCAATGTTCCGCCCCTCGTGAGTGGCAACCCAGAGAAATCCAGTTCGTCCAAAAAATTGCCACTCAACTAAGCGTTGGAGTTTATCAAGCCCGACTACTGGAACGAGAACAACAACAGCGCATTTTATTAAACCAACAGAATTTACAGCTACAAGAAGCTACAAAAGCAGCAGAAAAAGCCAATCAAGCAAAAAGCATTTTCTTAGCTAATATGAGTCACGAACTGCGGACTCCCCTCAACGCTATTTTAGGCTTTACCCAGGTATTGCAGCGCGATTCTTCTCTAGAAACCAAACATCAGCAATTTTTGGATACGATCGATAAAAGCGGCAAACATCTATTGCACTTAATTAACGATATTCTCGAAATGTCAAAGATTGAGGCGGGGCAAACAACTTTTAATCGAGTCAGCTTCGATCTTTATCTTTTGGTGAATAATTTAGAAGAAATGTTTTACCTCAAGGCACAATCGAAAGCTTTACAGTTATCGATGAAAATAGCTTCTGATGTTCCTCAGTACATTACAACTGACGAAGGAAAGCTCAACCAGGTATTAATTAACCTTCTGAATAATGCCATCAAATTTACCGAAGAGGGGGATGTTACTTTAAGAATCAAAAGAGCCACTAATCTAAATTTTGACAACTCGATCGAGTTGATATTTGAAGTTGAGGATACTGGTATAGGCATTAGCTCAGAAGATATCGAGCAAATATTTACTGCATTTGGACAGACGGCGGCAGGTCGTCAGTCGGTAGAAGGATCTGGACTGGGATTAGCAATTAGTCAAAAGTTTGTGCGGTTAATAGGAGGGAAAATTGAGTTAGAAAGCCAGATCGGTAGAGGAAGTATATTTTCTTTTAAAATTCCTGTCGAGATCGCTCAAACAAATAAAATCAATTCTTCTCCTTCCCAGTACAAAGTTATTGGCTTAGAACCCGGTCAACCCCAATATCGGATTTTAGCCGTAGACGATCGCCATGAGAGTCGCCAAGTTTTGGTTCATTTGTTAACCCCACTGGGTTTTGTGGTTAGAGAAGCTTCTAATGGTAAAGAAGCGGTGGAAATGTGGTCTAGTTGGCAACCACATCTCATCTGGATGGATATGAAAATGCCCGTAATGAATGGTTATGAAGCTACTAAAAGGATTGTAGCTCAAATGAAAGAACCAAAAACTATCATTATTGCTTTAACTGCTAGCGTTTTTGAAGAAGAAAGAGCGACTATCATATCTTCTGGTTGCGATGATTTCGTACGTAAACCCTTACACGCTCACGATTTATTAGCAAAAATAAGCCAGCATTTAGGAGTGCGCTATATTTACGAAACACCAGCTTCTTCTCTGACTAATAAAAAAACACTTCAGAAAAAAAACAATCCAGAACGACAAACTTTAGAACAGTTAGAACGATTATCTACCGAATTATTAACTCAACTAAATGAAGCAGCAGAAATCGCTGACAATCTTTCTTTAAGCAGTCTCATCGAACAAATTCCTCCAGAAATTAACGATTTAGCCACGTCTCTTAAAAATTGGCTGAGTCAATATCGAGTTGATAAAATCACCGATTTAACCCAACAAGCTTTAAATAAAAAAATGTGA
- a CDS encoding lysozyme: protein MKRYITTTIACSSVCTFGLVSLASAANKLTTEPQRQLERKDIVNIDSTISTNLATITDELPPINFEAPTPVETKKVAINSRTANTNPQPATQISAKTLELIREFEGFRDRAYYDTDGTPVIGYGLSKINGKPVAMGDSISVESAEQALSQQLKVIQKQLDEAVTVELNENQLGALSSIVFNVGEGFIHQSTLIEKLNGGDYHGAANEFLRWDKANVGGSLVQLSGLSRRRQAEKELFLTPANK from the coding sequence TTGAAAAGATACATAACTACGACGATCGCTTGTTCGAGTGTCTGCACTTTTGGTTTAGTAAGTCTTGCCAGTGCGGCAAACAAATTGACAACAGAGCCTCAAAGACAGTTAGAAAGAAAAGATATCGTAAACATAGACAGCACTATTTCTACAAATTTGGCAACAATTACCGATGAGCTTCCGCCAATAAACTTTGAAGCTCCGACACCCGTAGAAACTAAAAAAGTAGCTATTAACAGCAGAACGGCTAACACTAATCCCCAGCCAGCAACTCAAATATCGGCAAAAACTTTAGAATTGATTCGCGAATTTGAAGGATTTCGCGATCGCGCCTATTATGATACCGATGGTACTCCTGTAATCGGCTATGGTCTATCTAAAATTAATGGTAAACCAGTAGCTATGGGCGATAGTATTTCTGTAGAGTCAGCGGAACAAGCTTTAAGCCAGCAACTAAAGGTAATTCAAAAACAGCTAGATGAGGCGGTAACAGTCGAACTCAATGAAAATCAGCTGGGCGCACTTAGTTCGATTGTTTTCAACGTAGGCGAGGGATTTATTCACCAAAGCACTCTAATCGAAAAGCTCAACGGAGGTGATTATCACGGTGCGGCAAATGAATTTTTGCGTTGGGATAAAGCTAATGTTGGCGGTAGTCTAGTGCAGCTTTCTGGTTTGTCTAGAAGAAGACAAGCTGAAAAAGAGTTATTTTTAACCCCTGCAAATAAATAA
- a CDS encoding aspartate aminotransferase family protein gives MTQSTLLETSIDSINSSADFSSDRFDRYVMNTYARFPIAIEKGKGCRLWDTEGKEYLDFVAGIATCTLGHAHPASIEAVSQQIQKLHHVSNLYYIPEQGELAEWLVERSCADRVFFCNSGAEANEAAIKLVRKYAHTVLDFVEQPIIITAKSSFHGRTMATMTATGQPKYHKGFEPLVDGFAYVPYNDITAIEDAIADLDEGTYRRVAAIMLEPLQGEGGVRPGDLDYFLRLRKICDENNILLVFDEVQTGVGRTGKLWGHENLGVEPDIFTSAKGLAGGIPIGAMLCKESCAVFEPGNHASTFGGNPFACGASLAVLKTLESENILHNVEARGEQLRVKLRAIASEYSNLFTEVRGWGLINGLVLRSDLDIKSIDLVKAAMDEGLLLAPAGTQVLRFVPPLIVSEAEIDEAAAILERAIAKVSS, from the coding sequence GTGACACAATCTACACTATTAGAAACCTCTATTGACTCTATTAATAGTTCTGCCGATTTTAGCAGCGATCGCTTCGATCGCTACGTGATGAATACCTACGCCCGTTTTCCCATCGCGATTGAAAAAGGAAAAGGATGTCGTCTTTGGGATACAGAGGGGAAAGAATATCTCGATTTTGTGGCGGGAATTGCCACCTGTACTCTCGGTCACGCTCACCCCGCCTCGATCGAAGCAGTAAGCCAACAAATTCAAAAGCTCCATCACGTTTCTAATTTATACTACATTCCCGAACAGGGAGAATTAGCAGAATGGCTCGTAGAACGTTCTTGTGCCGATCGCGTATTTTTCTGCAACTCTGGTGCCGAAGCTAACGAAGCGGCAATCAAACTAGTACGAAAATACGCTCATACGGTTTTAGATTTCGTCGAACAGCCAATTATCATTACCGCCAAATCCAGTTTTCACGGCAGAACTATGGCAACGATGACAGCTACGGGACAGCCTAAATATCATAAAGGTTTTGAACCGCTAGTAGATGGTTTTGCCTATGTACCCTATAACGATATTACCGCTATTGAAGATGCAATCGCCGATCTCGATGAAGGGACTTATCGTCGGGTAGCGGCAATTATGCTCGAACCCTTACAGGGAGAAGGAGGAGTCCGCCCTGGCGATTTAGATTATTTCTTGCGCTTGCGGAAAATCTGCGACGAGAACAATATTTTGCTGGTATTCGATGAAGTACAGACTGGCGTAGGCAGAACGGGCAAACTTTGGGGACACGAAAATTTGGGAGTCGAACCCGATATCTTTACCAGTGCTAAGGGTTTGGCTGGTGGTATTCCCATCGGCGCGATGTTGTGCAAAGAATCTTGTGCCGTATTCGAGCCTGGAAATCACGCCAGCACTTTTGGCGGTAATCCTTTTGCCTGCGGTGCTTCTCTGGCAGTTTTAAAAACTCTAGAATCAGAAAATATTTTACACAACGTTGAAGCCAGAGGCGAACAGCTAAGAGTCAAGTTAAGAGCGATCGCTAGCGAATATTCCAATCTATTTACCGAAGTTAGAGGATGGGGTTTGATTAACGGTCTGGTATTGCGATCCGATCTCGACATTAAGTCCATCGATTTAGTCAAGGCAGCGATGGATGAAGGTTTATTACTAGCACCTGCGGGAACTCAGGTTTTGCGTTTCGTACCGCCTTTAATAGTTTCGGAAGCTGAAATAGACGAAGCGGCAGCAATTTTAGAACGGGCAATTGCTAAAGTTAGCAGCTAA